In one window of Agromyces badenianii DNA:
- a CDS encoding response regulator transcription factor, giving the protein MTDRAPLRIVLAEDSVLLREGLVRLFDEAGFETVAAYGEADSLLAALDETKPDLAILDVRMPPSFRDEGVRAAIELRRRMPKVGVLLLSQYVEGTYAHELLSSGEGGMGYLLKDRVASLDELEDAVERVSQGGTVLDPQVVRELLARRSDPLETLTPREREVMTLMAEGRTNAGIAKQLFIGVGAVEKNVTSIFQKLGLEDSGTDHRRVLAVLTWLQR; this is encoded by the coding sequence ATGACCGATCGCGCGCCCCTCCGCATCGTGCTCGCCGAAGACTCGGTGCTGCTCCGTGAGGGCCTCGTCAGGCTCTTCGATGAGGCGGGCTTCGAGACGGTCGCCGCATACGGCGAAGCCGATTCGCTGCTCGCCGCGCTCGACGAGACCAAGCCCGACCTTGCGATCCTCGACGTTCGCATGCCGCCGTCGTTCCGCGACGAAGGGGTGCGCGCGGCGATCGAACTCCGGCGGCGCATGCCGAAGGTCGGGGTGCTGCTCCTCAGCCAGTACGTCGAGGGCACGTACGCCCACGAACTGCTCTCCTCGGGTGAGGGCGGCATGGGCTACCTGCTGAAAGACCGGGTGGCCTCGCTCGACGAGCTCGAGGACGCGGTGGAGCGGGTGAGCCAGGGCGGCACCGTGCTCGACCCGCAGGTGGTGCGAGAGCTGCTCGCACGTCGCAGCGACCCTCTCGAGACCCTCACGCCCCGCGAGCGCGAGGTGATGACGCTCATGGCCGAGGGGCGCACGAACGCGGGCATCGCGAAGCAGCTCTTCATCGGCGTCGGCGCGGTGGAGAAGAACGTCACCTCGATCTTCCAGAAGCTCGGTCTCGAAGACTCGGGCACCGATCACCGGCGGGTGCTCGCGGTGCTCACCTGGCTGCAGCGGTAG
- a CDS encoding sensor histidine kinase, which produces MSTETVIQTAASEATAADAAPKRRGYWSLWAGVPREFAFLILTMPIAITSLVLLSTIFFTGLGLIVVVFGVFILVASLFIARGFGTLELVRLRWAGRDEIRRPAWDHADRNQGFWRTMFAPFIDGHYWLYLLHGMVINPIVSIVTWTVTVVWTSIALGGVTGWIWQRYIPGEGQDFWLYDVVIDWLVPGNTLNVDPRVGESVFEFVIGLIFLATLPFVFRGLTLLHDVIARGTLGAWRSEALEREVAQLAASRGAAVQAEDASLRRLERDIHDGPQQRLVRLQMDLAAIERKLDHDPEAARELLGEARDQARETLDELRALSRGFAPPILQDRGLAVALQSLAARSPIPVMVEVALPTDAALPAPIERNAYFVAAELLTNAVKHADASGIRLAVSTRDTGPTGHWLDLWVTDNGHGGAALSAGHGLAGLEDRVRGLRGMLVVDSPVGGPTTIGAHIPFVPLA; this is translated from the coding sequence ATGAGCACTGAAACCGTCATCCAGACCGCCGCGTCCGAGGCCACCGCCGCGGATGCCGCGCCGAAGCGCCGCGGCTACTGGTCGCTGTGGGCCGGGGTGCCCCGCGAGTTCGCCTTCCTCATCCTGACGATGCCGATCGCGATCACCTCGCTCGTGCTGCTGTCGACGATCTTCTTCACCGGGCTCGGCCTCATCGTCGTCGTCTTCGGCGTCTTCATCCTCGTCGCGTCGCTCTTCATCGCGCGCGGCTTCGGCACGCTCGAACTCGTGCGGCTGCGCTGGGCGGGGCGCGACGAGATCCGCCGGCCGGCGTGGGATCACGCCGATCGCAACCAGGGCTTCTGGCGCACGATGTTCGCCCCGTTCATCGACGGTCACTACTGGCTCTACCTCCTGCACGGCATGGTGATCAACCCGATCGTCAGCATCGTCACGTGGACCGTCACCGTCGTGTGGACCTCCATCGCACTCGGCGGCGTCACCGGCTGGATCTGGCAGCGCTACATCCCCGGCGAAGGTCAGGACTTCTGGCTCTACGACGTCGTGATCGACTGGCTGGTCCCCGGCAACACGCTGAACGTCGACCCGCGGGTGGGTGAATCGGTTTTCGAGTTCGTCATCGGCCTGATCTTCCTCGCCACCCTGCCGTTCGTCTTCCGCGGCTTGACGCTGCTGCACGACGTCATCGCCCGCGGCACGCTCGGCGCGTGGCGATCCGAGGCCCTCGAACGCGAGGTCGCCCAGCTCGCGGCTTCGCGGGGTGCCGCGGTGCAGGCAGAGGATGCCTCGCTCCGCCGGCTCGAACGCGACATCCACGACGGCCCGCAGCAGCGTCTCGTGCGGTTGCAGATGGATCTCGCCGCGATCGAGCGCAAGCTCGACCACGATCCCGAGGCGGCGCGCGAACTGCTCGGCGAGGCCCGCGATCAGGCCCGCGAGACCCTCGACGAGCTGCGAGCCCTCTCGCGCGGCTTCGCCCCGCCGATCCTGCAGGACCGCGGTCTCGCCGTCGCCCTGCAGTCGCTCGCGGCGCGCAGCCCCATTCCGGTCATGGTCGAGGTGGCTCTGCCGACGGATGCCGCGCTGCCGGCGCCCATCGAGCGCAACGCCTACTTCGTGGCCGCCGAATTGCTCACGAACGCGGTGAAGCACGCCGATGCCAGCGGCATCCGCCTCGCGGTCTCGACGCGTGACACCGGCCCGACCGGGCACTGGCTCGACCTCTGGGTGACCGACAACGGCCACGGCGGCGCGGCGCTCAGCGCGGGCCACGGGCTCGCCGGGCTCGAGGATCGGGTGCGGGGGCTTCGCGGCATGCTCGTCGTCGACAGCCCCGTCGGCGGTCCCACGACGATCGGCGCGCACATCCCGTTCGTGCCGCTCGCCTAG
- a CDS encoding Dps family protein, with protein MTDTKIAPKAPKAGANADVASGVAQFLTPVVHELVALAVNGKQAHWHVRGVNFIAVHELLDEVVAHAQDWADLAAERVVALGLPVDGRLKSVADKSGAVNPKLGFQPYDEAIADVVAQIDIAAEKVAEAIEGLDELDPVSQDVVIEIRRGLDKDRWFLFSHVAVK; from the coding sequence ATGACCGACACCAAGATCGCTCCCAAGGCCCCGAAGGCCGGCGCGAACGCCGACGTCGCATCGGGCGTCGCCCAGTTCCTCACCCCCGTGGTGCACGAACTCGTCGCCCTCGCCGTCAACGGCAAGCAGGCGCACTGGCACGTGCGCGGCGTGAACTTCATCGCGGTGCACGAGCTGCTCGACGAGGTCGTGGCGCACGCACAGGACTGGGCCGACCTCGCCGCCGAGCGCGTCGTGGCTCTGGGCCTGCCCGTCGACGGCCGGCTCAAGTCCGTCGCCGACAAGAGCGGTGCCGTGAACCCGAAGCTCGGGTTCCAGCCCTACGACGAGGCGATCGCCGACGTCGTCGCGCAGATCGACATCGCTGCCGAGAAGGTCGCCGAGGCGATCGAGGGCCTCGACGAGCTCGACCCGGTGAGCCAAGACGTCGTGATCGAGATCCGCCGGGGCCTCGACAAGGACCGCTGGTTCCTCTTCTCGCACGTCGCCGTGAAGTAA
- a CDS encoding multicopper oxidase family protein, giving the protein MLQTRLRRPRAALGTAALAAVAAGGLVAIAFAGCGIAGPGPISTVGEVDFETPLAIPPLAESTVDADGTRVFALDARAGTTQFAPGVVSDTWGFNGSLLGPTLAAERGERVRVDITNSLDEPTTVHWHGMHLPAEMDGGPHQMVAPDASWSPEWDIDQQAATLWYHPHPHGETEQHVANGLAGMFILHDEHERSLGLPSEYGVDDVPVIVQDSGFSAAGEREDPQRGYAGGLGDELIVNGTRAPYLEVSDELVRLRLLNASTARTFAFTWSDARPVELIASDGGLLEASVALDHVRLSPGERAEVLLRVAPGERVVLQSKTTPEVAGLVGPVADTNGGSDAFDVLEVRAAGTLDPAPAVPTRLNVIDDFDLEQVAMTRRFELGDSFEINGASMDLGRIDETVTVDTLERWIVENSTSLPHSFHVHDVQFRIASIDGAAPPPELAGWKDTIFTEPETEYELLMRFEDYADADTPYMYHCHLLWHEDQGMMGQFAVVEPGQHATMIEGTHHEH; this is encoded by the coding sequence ATGCTTCAGACACGACTCCGACGCCCCCGTGCGGCACTCGGCACCGCCGCGCTCGCCGCCGTCGCCGCGGGCGGGCTCGTCGCGATCGCCTTCGCGGGCTGCGGCATCGCGGGCCCCGGGCCGATCTCGACCGTCGGCGAGGTCGACTTCGAAACGCCGCTCGCGATCCCGCCGCTCGCCGAGTCGACCGTCGACGCCGATGGCACGCGGGTGTTCGCGCTCGATGCGCGGGCCGGCACGACGCAGTTCGCTCCGGGCGTCGTCAGCGACACGTGGGGCTTCAACGGCAGCCTTCTCGGGCCGACGCTCGCTGCCGAGCGCGGCGAGCGCGTGCGCGTCGACATCACGAACTCGCTCGACGAGCCGACGACCGTGCACTGGCACGGCATGCACCTGCCGGCGGAGATGGACGGCGGGCCGCACCAGATGGTCGCGCCGGATGCCTCGTGGTCGCCCGAGTGGGACATCGACCAGCAGGCCGCGACCCTCTGGTACCACCCGCACCCGCACGGCGAGACCGAACAGCACGTCGCGAACGGGCTCGCGGGCATGTTCATCCTGCACGACGAGCACGAACGCTCGCTCGGGCTCCCGTCGGAGTACGGCGTCGACGACGTTCCCGTGATCGTGCAGGACTCCGGCTTCTCCGCAGCAGGCGAGCGGGAGGACCCCCAGCGCGGGTATGCCGGCGGACTCGGCGACGAGTTGATCGTCAATGGCACGCGCGCCCCCTACCTCGAGGTCTCCGACGAACTCGTGCGACTGCGCCTCCTCAACGCCTCGACGGCGCGCACCTTCGCCTTCACCTGGAGCGATGCCCGCCCCGTCGAACTCATCGCGAGCGACGGCGGGCTGCTCGAGGCATCCGTGGCGCTCGATCACGTGCGCCTCTCGCCCGGCGAACGCGCCGAGGTGCTGCTGCGGGTCGCGCCCGGCGAGCGCGTCGTGCTGCAGTCGAAGACGACCCCCGAGGTCGCCGGCCTCGTCGGGCCGGTCGCAGACACGAACGGCGGCAGCGACGCCTTCGACGTGCTCGAGGTGCGCGCGGCCGGCACGCTCGACCCGGCGCCTGCCGTGCCGACCCGGCTCAACGTGATCGACGACTTCGACTTGGAGCAGGTCGCAATGACCCGCCGGTTCGAGCTCGGCGACAGCTTCGAGATCAACGGCGCGTCGATGGACCTGGGCCGCATCGACGAGACGGTGACCGTCGACACGCTCGAACGCTGGATCGTCGAGAACTCGACCTCGCTGCCGCACAGCTTCCACGTGCACGACGTGCAATTCCGCATCGCATCGATCGACGGCGCCGCGCCTCCGCCGGAACTCGCGGGCTGGAAGGACACGATCTTCACCGAACCCGAGACCGAGTACGAACTGCTGATGCGCTTCGAGGACTACGCCGATGCCGACACGCCGTACATGTACCACTGCCACCTGCTGTGGCACGAAGACCAGGGGATGATGGGCCAGTTCGCCGTCGTCGAGCCCGGTCAGCATGCCACGATGATTGAGGGAACCCACCATGAGCACTGA
- a CDS encoding DUF4238 domain-containing protein: MPNDHHVPRVHLRRFAIPGPGTPPKEWFTRAANVASPDKVFPANIRKVGAEGDFYTFQDFDGEESRDLETFFTGLESDVAGVWRLLLDDPRYALSEVWPLPPRMRGTLAWYLAAQIARTTRQRKRLQVWGASESFTVPGALTPPDLATTHARYIASTLEGIAQALYVRPWGLGFSSACLPTSDCPVVILNAHDDEDQVGAALTWDIVFPLDPHRFIFMPDQQMVEDDPAKRRDHRLMMDGVGLALVDAIYAAADRHIFMHPDHPPMLDATRSPRLPAPGAKGFSPQSVLMYPVLEDGFTVSARWATHHIPAGEGGRRAPFTGEGFGIR, translated from the coding sequence ATGCCGAACGACCACCACGTCCCTAGAGTCCATCTGCGGCGGTTCGCGATTCCCGGACCGGGCACGCCTCCGAAGGAGTGGTTCACCAGGGCCGCGAACGTCGCTTCCCCCGACAAGGTTTTCCCGGCGAACATCCGGAAGGTCGGCGCGGAAGGCGACTTCTACACCTTCCAGGACTTCGACGGCGAGGAAAGCCGCGACTTGGAGACGTTCTTCACCGGTCTGGAAAGCGATGTCGCCGGAGTGTGGCGCTTGCTCCTCGATGATCCCCGCTACGCACTCTCGGAGGTCTGGCCGCTGCCGCCTCGGATGAGAGGCACGCTCGCGTGGTACCTGGCAGCGCAGATCGCCCGGACCACGCGGCAACGCAAGCGTCTTCAAGTCTGGGGTGCGAGCGAGTCGTTCACAGTTCCCGGCGCACTCACTCCTCCTGACTTAGCGACGACACACGCGCGCTACATCGCGTCCACCCTCGAAGGCATTGCACAAGCGCTGTATGTGCGCCCGTGGGGACTCGGGTTCAGTAGTGCGTGTCTCCCGACCTCCGATTGCCCCGTCGTGATCCTCAACGCCCATGACGACGAGGATCAGGTCGGAGCGGCCCTCACATGGGACATCGTGTTCCCGCTCGACCCCCACCGATTCATCTTCATGCCCGACCAGCAGATGGTCGAGGATGACCCAGCGAAGCGCCGCGACCACCGACTGATGATGGACGGAGTGGGGCTCGCTCTTGTCGATGCGATCTACGCCGCCGCGGATCGCCACATCTTCATGCACCCAGACCATCCCCCGATGCTCGACGCGACCCGCTCTCCACGCCTACCCGCACCCGGAGCGAAAGGCTTTTCGCCTCAGTCGGTGCTCATGTACCCGGTCCTGGAGGACGGCTTCACCGTGAGTGCTCGATGGGCCACTCACCACATTCCAGCAGGTGAGGGAGGCCGCCGCGCGCCATTCACCGGGGAGGGCTTCGGCATTAGATAG
- a CDS encoding SCO7613 C-terminal domain-containing membrane protein: MPDHPHVDRPDLRRWPTSPAQLIDTTLCPACFSPLGSAVCGSCGLDLAVPAAGELLTAGRRVHDDEASRQSLISAMRSAQAARPRGTAEARVMDVAAEPAIPPLAAAPAVSAAVAAPPALPASSPAAVQSGRSGVQVLLLTLGVVLISITAIVFLFVAYLVASLEVRSVIIAVASVLVLGVAWLLRARRLPGTAEGVASVSIVLLLLDVWIVRANGLFGTDALSAAGYTGGALLIVAAALIGVRAASGIRVAGFAAAVLAPIGVFLLAGEAAPEEQLGTAWWLGFLAVALLGSVGALLPRSIERVIVMAAGFAAGALAMIPAGWALVDTPLGRLWAYLAVAASWVIALIVVRRRRHRLATVWGRIAAPALGLSLALAPTVSIFDELDTGLSLWLAPAAGGLVACVFAAGTRLTGGAARDALWACVAAAAVAAASAVPGALLGLGAIGFRLIASVPPWNAELGSRPEATVPDHELTAVLVPFVIAVGALGVSMLLRRTRTLAAIPVGATFASGLVAAAVAPNVALSAVALLVLGGGALAFGVSLRRLALPGVLTTLVVFGVGSAALAWLVGYSNTEVWPWVSVLVIGLAVAGRVLSPRVWQPTARPGIGAAHLAIASTLVCFAVFSIPLWLESGGSPLVGPWATTWMWLATVSAVVLAGAALVRSGSTRDRLAVVIPLFAASAISLWALAFEADAAFRWIPAVIFVVAGVLWVRFGGPELLRTAFAAATPLAIAFASATVVDLGFGPEFVGIGLAGAALLAAALAHVVTARPGPARPAWGAAVALVGVTALISAPTGVFGTADSWLVLLLLTPVPIVLAALDGDPIGGEQTSRHLGWLSLGLGIATVWAWLAGDGVDDVEAYTLPLAAVLASTGGLITWRRTSGGAPAGGRTALFGTAAAVAVLPSIGSAGESELRTLLLASIGVVVAIASIFLPDAARGVPVRLLGVVTGWVSITGAALVRGSAVASGSADSALIPEFWPLLALASGAVIAVMWARTASRPVWLADVLLAASVTLAVVPTLLAIFTGDDSAVRAAVLFPLLALAHIASAATATRPVGGAVFSWMTLGVLEFGGVIALSSAQVDPFDLVTVPAGIALIGNGWFRMRRSPALGSWPALGAGLAVLLIPPLVADFTDPELWRIVTLGIVAAVALVIGAVRRLQAPLLLGGGVLLVHAIVQLWPWITALYEAVWWWLWLGIAGVLLVVLAATYERQLRLARGTIRSISDLR, from the coding sequence ATGCCCGACCACCCTCACGTCGATCGACCCGACCTCCGGCGCTGGCCGACGTCCCCGGCGCAGCTCATCGACACGACGCTCTGCCCCGCGTGCTTCAGCCCCTTGGGTTCCGCCGTGTGCGGCAGCTGCGGGCTCGATCTGGCGGTTCCCGCCGCGGGCGAGCTGCTCACCGCGGGACGGCGGGTGCACGATGACGAGGCGAGCAGGCAGTCGCTCATCTCCGCCATGCGCTCGGCCCAGGCGGCACGGCCTCGCGGCACGGCAGAGGCACGGGTGATGGATGTCGCGGCAGAGCCCGCGATCCCGCCGCTCGCCGCCGCACCGGCTGTCTCGGCTGCCGTGGCTGCTCCCCCGGCGTTGCCGGCGTCATCCCCCGCCGCCGTTCAGTCCGGGCGTTCCGGCGTGCAGGTCCTGCTGCTGACGCTCGGCGTCGTGCTCATCTCGATCACCGCGATCGTCTTCCTCTTCGTCGCCTACCTCGTGGCGAGCCTCGAGGTGCGCTCGGTCATCATCGCCGTCGCGAGCGTGCTGGTGCTCGGCGTGGCCTGGCTGCTGCGGGCACGGCGACTGCCGGGCACCGCCGAGGGCGTGGCATCCGTCTCCATCGTGCTGTTGCTGCTCGACGTGTGGATCGTCCGCGCGAATGGACTATTCGGCACCGACGCGCTCAGCGCGGCCGGATACACCGGCGGGGCGCTCCTCATCGTCGCGGCCGCGCTCATCGGCGTTCGCGCCGCGAGCGGCATCCGCGTCGCCGGATTCGCCGCGGCCGTCCTCGCCCCGATCGGCGTGTTCCTGCTGGCCGGCGAGGCGGCCCCCGAGGAGCAGCTCGGCACGGCGTGGTGGCTCGGATTCCTCGCCGTCGCGCTGCTCGGATCGGTCGGGGCACTCCTGCCTCGCTCGATCGAGCGGGTGATCGTGATGGCCGCCGGCTTCGCCGCGGGCGCACTCGCGATGATCCCGGCGGGCTGGGCGCTGGTCGACACTCCCCTGGGCCGGCTGTGGGCGTACCTCGCGGTGGCGGCCTCGTGGGTGATCGCGCTCATCGTGGTGCGGCGACGGCGGCACCGTCTCGCAACCGTCTGGGGGCGCATCGCCGCCCCGGCACTCGGACTGAGCCTCGCCCTCGCGCCGACAGTGTCGATCTTCGATGAGCTCGACACCGGGCTCTCGCTCTGGCTCGCGCCGGCGGCCGGCGGGCTCGTCGCCTGCGTGTTCGCGGCCGGCACCCGGCTCACCGGCGGGGCCGCGCGAGATGCGCTGTGGGCGTGCGTGGCCGCGGCGGCCGTCGCGGCCGCCTCGGCGGTTCCGGGTGCACTTCTCGGTCTCGGTGCGATCGGCTTCCGGCTCATCGCGAGCGTGCCGCCGTGGAACGCCGAACTCGGCTCGCGGCCCGAGGCCACCGTTCCCGACCACGAGCTCACGGCCGTGCTCGTGCCGTTCGTGATCGCCGTCGGCGCCCTCGGCGTTTCGATGCTCCTGCGTCGCACCCGCACCCTGGCGGCCATTCCCGTCGGTGCCACCTTCGCCAGCGGACTCGTTGCTGCCGCCGTCGCCCCGAACGTCGCCCTCTCCGCCGTCGCACTGCTCGTGCTCGGTGGCGGCGCGCTCGCCTTCGGTGTCAGCCTGCGGCGCCTCGCGCTTCCCGGCGTGCTCACGACGCTTGTCGTGTTCGGCGTCGGCAGCGCAGCACTCGCCTGGCTCGTGGGCTACTCGAACACCGAGGTCTGGCCGTGGGTCTCGGTGCTCGTGATCGGACTCGCCGTGGCCGGGCGGGTGCTGTCGCCCCGGGTCTGGCAGCCGACCGCCCGCCCCGGGATCGGCGCGGCGCACCTTGCGATCGCGTCGACGTTGGTCTGCTTCGCGGTCTTCTCCATCCCCCTGTGGCTCGAGTCGGGCGGCTCGCCTCTGGTCGGCCCGTGGGCGACAACGTGGATGTGGCTCGCGACCGTCTCCGCCGTCGTGCTCGCGGGCGCCGCGCTCGTGCGTTCGGGCAGTACGCGTGACCGCCTCGCGGTCGTCATCCCGCTGTTCGCGGCATCCGCCATCTCGCTCTGGGCCCTCGCGTTCGAAGCGGATGCCGCATTCCGCTGGATCCCCGCGGTCATCTTCGTCGTCGCGGGTGTGCTGTGGGTGCGCTTCGGCGGGCCAGAACTGCTGCGCACGGCGTTCGCCGCCGCGACACCGCTCGCGATCGCCTTCGCCTCGGCGACCGTCGTCGACCTGGGGTTCGGCCCCGAGTTCGTCGGCATCGGTCTCGCCGGTGCCGCCCTGCTCGCTGCGGCACTCGCACACGTGGTGACGGCGCGCCCGGGACCCGCCAGACCGGCCTGGGGCGCCGCTGTAGCTCTCGTCGGCGTGACCGCACTCATCTCAGCCCCCACCGGCGTCTTCGGCACGGCGGACTCGTGGCTCGTGCTCCTCCTGCTCACGCCGGTGCCGATCGTGCTGGCGGCACTCGACGGCGATCCGATCGGCGGCGAGCAGACGAGCCGGCACCTCGGCTGGCTGAGCCTCGGACTCGGCATTGCGACGGTGTGGGCCTGGCTCGCAGGGGACGGAGTCGACGATGTGGAGGCGTACACGCTTCCGCTCGCTGCCGTGCTGGCATCGACCGGCGGGCTCATCACCTGGCGGCGCACGAGCGGCGGCGCCCCCGCCGGCGGCCGCACCGCGCTCTTCGGCACCGCGGCGGCGGTCGCCGTGCTGCCGAGCATCGGCTCGGCCGGAGAGTCGGAACTTCGGACGCTGCTGCTCGCTTCGATCGGCGTCGTCGTCGCGATCGCGTCGATCTTCCTGCCCGACGCCGCCCGCGGAGTGCCGGTGCGACTGCTCGGAGTGGTCACCGGGTGGGTCTCGATCACGGGCGCCGCGCTCGTGCGCGGCTCCGCCGTCGCGAGCGGCAGCGCCGACAGTGCGCTCATCCCCGAGTTCTGGCCTCTCCTCGCGCTCGCGTCGGGCGCCGTGATCGCCGTGATGTGGGCCCGCACCGCGTCTCGGCCGGTGTGGTTGGCAGACGTGCTGCTCGCCGCATCCGTCACCCTGGCGGTCGTGCCAACGCTGCTCGCGATCTTCACCGGCGACGACTCCGCTGTGCGCGCTGCGGTGCTGTTCCCGCTGCTCGCGCTCGCGCACATCGCGTCGGCCGCGACCGCGACGCGCCCGGTCGGCGGAGCGGTGTTCAGCTGGATGACGCTCGGGGTGCTCGAGTTCGGCGGCGTGATCGCCCTGTCGTCGGCCCAGGTCGACCCGTTCGACCTCGTCACCGTGCCGGCCGGCATCGCCCTCATCGGCAACGGCTGGTTCCGCATGCGCCGATCCCCCGCGCTCGGCAGCTGGCCGGCGCTCGGGGCCGGCCTCGCCGTGCTGCTGATTCCGCCGCTGGTCGCCGACTTCACCGATCCCGAGCTCTGGCGCATCGTGACGCTCGGCATCGTCGCCGCGGTCGCGCTCGTCATCGGCGCGGTTCGCCGGTTGCAGGCGCCCCTGCTCCTCGGCGGCGGGGTGCTGCTCGTGCATGCGATCGTGCAGCTCTGGCCCTGGATCACGGCGCTCTACGAGGCCGTCTGGTGGTGGCTGTGGCTCGGCATCGCCGGGGTGCTGCTCGTCGTGCTCGCCGCGACGTACGAACGCCAACTGCGGCTCGCACGGGGCACCATCCGCTCGATCTCCGACCTGCGGTAG
- a CDS encoding amidohydrolase — protein MQTTADTAGRSDAAPPLLLVGARLPGTDRLVDLHLDRGRIAAVTPAGEARHRGIRRLALDGRFVVPGLHDRHVHFSQWAMVSRRVDLTGAESAAAVAQLVGASVARGDREVIGFGYRDGLWSAAPTRAVLDAVSGDVPVVLVAADLHACWLNSAALRRHGVGELGGASGVLREDDCFRLVREIANVADDVLDGWVADAARRAAMRGVVGITDYEMRWNRDDWVRRVTSGADALRVSFGVYTQHLERAIAMGLRTGDEVAETGGLVTVGGYKVITDGSLNTRTAWCFDPYAGLGADEHPYGLATVAYDELVPLMRRAHEAGITPAVHAIGDQANARVLDAFEEVGCTGSIEHAQLLRRRDIDRFARLGIVASVQPEHAMDDRDVADRYWAGRTDRAFMLAELAAAGVELALGSDAPVAPLDPWVAIAAAVGRSRDGRAPWHPEQSIEARAALAASTGGRGSSVGAGGVADLAVVELDPLTVSAEELRRMPVAATLLGGRLTHSQIE, from the coding sequence ATGCAGACCACGGCAGACACAGCAGGCAGGTCGGATGCCGCCCCGCCGCTGCTCCTCGTCGGCGCCCGGCTTCCCGGCACAGACCGGCTCGTCGACCTCCATCTCGACCGGGGCCGCATCGCGGCGGTGACGCCTGCGGGCGAGGCCCGGCACCGCGGCATCCGTCGCCTGGCTCTCGACGGGCGCTTCGTCGTGCCGGGCCTCCACGACCGGCACGTGCACTTCTCCCAGTGGGCGATGGTCTCGCGCCGCGTCGATCTCACCGGCGCGGAGTCGGCGGCCGCCGTCGCGCAGCTCGTCGGGGCATCCGTCGCCCGTGGCGACCGCGAGGTGATCGGGTTCGGCTACCGTGACGGGCTCTGGTCGGCCGCCCCCACCCGCGCGGTGCTCGACGCCGTGTCGGGCGACGTGCCGGTCGTCCTCGTCGCCGCCGACCTGCACGCCTGCTGGCTGAACTCGGCAGCGCTCCGGCGACACGGTGTCGGTGAACTCGGCGGTGCGAGCGGCGTGCTCCGCGAAGACGACTGCTTCCGGCTCGTGCGCGAGATCGCCAACGTCGCCGACGACGTGCTCGACGGCTGGGTCGCCGACGCCGCCCGGCGAGCGGCGATGCGCGGCGTGGTCGGCATCACCGACTACGAGATGCGGTGGAACCGCGACGACTGGGTGCGCCGGGTCACCTCCGGTGCCGACGCGCTGCGGGTCTCGTTCGGCGTGTACACCCAGCACCTCGAGCGCGCGATCGCCATGGGGCTCCGCACCGGCGACGAGGTGGCAGAGACCGGTGGCCTCGTCACCGTCGGCGGGTACAAGGTCATCACCGACGGCTCCCTCAACACGCGCACCGCCTGGTGCTTCGACCCGTATGCCGGGCTCGGCGCCGACGAACACCCCTATGGGCTCGCGACCGTGGCCTACGACGAGCTCGTACCGCTCATGCGGCGCGCGCACGAGGCGGGCATCACGCCGGCCGTGCACGCGATCGGCGACCAGGCCAACGCCCGGGTGCTCGACGCCTTCGAAGAGGTCGGATGCACCGGCTCGATCGAGCACGCGCAACTGCTCCGCCGCCGCGACATCGACCGGTTCGCGCGGCTCGGCATCGTCGCGAGCGTGCAACCCGAACACGCGATGGACGACCGCGACGTCGCCGACCGGTACTGGGCCGGTCGCACCGACCGGGCGTTCATGCTCGCCGAGCTCGCGGCGGCGGGAGTCGAACTCGCCCTCGGCTCCGATGCGCCCGTCGCGCCGCTCGACCCGTGGGTCGCGATCGCGGCGGCGGTCGGCCGCTCGCGAGACGGCCGCGCCCCGTGGCATCCCGAGCAGTCGATCGAGGCACGCGCCGCGCTCGCCGCATCGACGGGTGGTCGCGGCAGCTCGGTCGGCGCCGGCGGAGTGGCAGATCTCGCGGTCGTCGAACTCGACCCGCTCACGGTATCCGCCGAGGAGCTCCGCCGGATGCCGGTGGCCGCCACGTTGCTCGGCGGTCGGCTCACCCACTCGCAGATCGAGTAG